One window of Rubrivirga sp. SAORIC476 genomic DNA carries:
- a CDS encoding 6-carboxytetrahydropterin synthase has product MPTVYVTRKAHFNAAHRLHNPDQSAEWNQATFGKCNSPNWHGHNYELDVTVAGEPDPQTGFVVDLAALKHLIEAHVVEPLDHKNLNLDVPFLEGKKTSTETLAVAIWEQLAPHVPGLYEVVLRETHNNSVVYRGE; this is encoded by the coding sequence ATGCCGACCGTCTACGTCACCCGGAAGGCGCACTTCAACGCCGCCCACCGCCTCCACAACCCGGACCAGTCCGCCGAGTGGAATCAGGCCACCTTCGGCAAGTGCAACAGCCCCAACTGGCACGGCCACAACTACGAACTGGACGTGACGGTCGCGGGAGAGCCGGATCCCCAGACGGGCTTCGTCGTGGACCTCGCGGCGCTCAAGCACCTCATCGAGGCGCACGTCGTCGAGCCGCTGGACCACAAGAACCTCAACCTCGACGTGCCCTTTCTGGAGGGGAAGAAGACCTCCACCGAGACGCTGGCCGTCGCCATCTGGGAGCAGCTCGCGCCCCATGTCCCGGGCCTCTACGAGGTGGTGCTCCGCGAGACCCACAACAACTCCGTCGTCTACCGTGGCGAATAA
- the folE gene encoding GTP cyclohydrolase I FolE — protein sequence MYHAETTDQLAALTERQLELIGEDPTREGLLKTPERVAKAWQFLTHGYGLDPEAILRSALFAEDYSQMVLVKDIEVYSLCEHHALPFFGKAHVAYIPNGHIVGLSKIPRVVDVFARRLQVQERLTLQIRDAIDAVLKPEGVAVVIEAQHLCMMMRGAEKQNSHTTTSAMSGVFLDQPDTRAEFMRLISG from the coding sequence GTGTACCACGCCGAGACCACCGACCAACTGGCCGCGCTCACCGAGCGCCAGCTCGAACTGATCGGCGAGGACCCGACCCGCGAGGGCCTCCTCAAGACGCCCGAGCGCGTCGCCAAGGCGTGGCAGTTCCTGACGCACGGGTACGGGCTCGACCCCGAGGCCATCCTCCGCAGCGCGCTGTTCGCCGAGGACTACTCGCAGATGGTGCTCGTGAAGGACATCGAGGTCTACAGCCTCTGCGAGCACCACGCGCTGCCGTTCTTCGGCAAGGCGCACGTAGCCTACATCCCCAACGGCCACATCGTCGGGCTGAGCAAGATCCCGCGCGTGGTGGACGTGTTCGCGCGGCGGCTGCAGGTGCAAGAGCGGCTGACGCTCCAGATCCGCGATGCCATCGACGCGGTGCTGAAGCCGGAAGGCGTGGCCGTCGTGATCGAGGCGCAGCACCTCTGCATGATGATGCGGGGCGCCGAGAAGCAGAACTCGCACACGACCACGAGCGCCATGAGCGGCGTCTTCCTGGACCAGCCCGACACGCGGGCGGAGTTCATGCGCCTGATTTCGGGCTAA